From one Paenibacillus sp. FSL K6-1330 genomic stretch:
- a CDS encoding aldose 1-epimerase: protein METCPAVERCTFLDMPAVRAENDRLSMTVVPGWGSSVISLRWKPSDTELLRMPPSMTEYERTPLLYGIPVLFPPNRIENGRFTFEGRPYQFRINEPQHHNHAHGLVHDQAWEVGRCWTKGNRAVIETVFSSRGRPTILSQFPHEFTILLRMSIDGASFRQTAEIRNKSTSSFPWGLGYHTTFRFPFGNEYGQERCTLQAPVGKRWVLNDRVLPTGELAHDFRSRGLRDGISVSQFPLDDLFLAMPEDRNETVLTDSAAGLRVTYRADDAFKQWVLHNGDGASGYLCPEPYTCATNAFNLELDPEITGMQVLEPGRTALLFCTIHVEELCSSSD from the coding sequence ATGGAGACATGCCCAGCAGTTGAACGATGTACATTTCTTGACATGCCTGCAGTTAGGGCCGAGAATGATCGCTTATCCATGACGGTGGTTCCGGGCTGGGGGAGCAGCGTCATCTCGCTGCGGTGGAAACCATCCGACACGGAATTGCTGCGTATGCCGCCTTCCATGACGGAATATGAGCGGACACCCTTGTTATATGGCATTCCTGTTTTATTTCCGCCCAACCGGATCGAAAACGGGAGGTTTACTTTTGAAGGCCGGCCCTATCAATTCCGGATCAACGAGCCGCAGCATCATAATCATGCGCACGGGCTTGTTCATGACCAGGCATGGGAAGTCGGACGCTGCTGGACAAAAGGGAATCGGGCCGTGATCGAAACCGTGTTCTCTTCAAGAGGCCGTCCAACGATCCTGTCGCAATTTCCCCACGAGTTCACCATCCTTCTGCGTATGAGCATTGATGGGGCCTCGTTCAGGCAGACCGCGGAAATTCGCAATAAAAGCACAAGCTCTTTTCCATGGGGACTGGGATATCATACCACCTTCCGCTTTCCCTTCGGAAATGAATACGGTCAGGAACGCTGCACGCTGCAGGCCCCTGTCGGGAAACGATGGGTCCTTAATGACCGCGTGCTGCCGACCGGCGAGCTCGCCCATGATTTCCGCAGCAGAGGCTTACGGGATGGCATCTCCGTCAGTCAGTTTCCGCTCGATGATCTGTTCCTTGCCATGCCGGAAGACCGGAATGAAACCGTATTAACCGATTCGGCGGCAGGCCTCCGGGTTACATACCGTGCGGATGACGCATTCAAGCAATGGGTGCTGCACAATGGCGATGGAGCGAGCGGTTATCTATGCCCCGAGCCTTACACATGTGCTACCAATGCCTTCAACCTGGAACTGGATCCGGAAATCACCGGCATGCAGGTGCTGGAGCCCGGCAGAACCGCCTTGCTGTTCTGTACCATCCATGTAGAAGAACTCTGTTCCTCATCCGATTAA
- a CDS encoding Gfo/Idh/MocA family oxidoreductase has product MIKIGIVGMGIRGNMFADTLSQNPYAELAAVSDAYETTRNASMDKYGVPGYLQVEDMLASEALDAIVIATPDFLHKEPVMLAARQGIHIMVEKPFSTSVEEAEDMYAEVEKAGIKCLVAFENRWNSPFVAVKEAVQNGEIGNILTINTRLNDTIYVPTKMLKWAGESTPGWFLFPHATDIALWLKSGVLPVSVYAVGTKKKLVAMGIDTYDSMQTIVSFDDGTHATFTTSWVLPESMPLIYDFKVEIIGEDGALYVDLSDQMVRKGGSVYSHVHTLGTPINGQYTAAPNYMLHSFVDHIRLDTMPESGAAAGLLNTKLVHAIHRSVLSGQVEQV; this is encoded by the coding sequence ATGATAAAAATCGGAATCGTAGGCATGGGGATTCGCGGGAATATGTTCGCCGATACCCTTAGCCAAAATCCCTATGCGGAGTTGGCCGCGGTCAGCGATGCTTATGAAACAACACGAAACGCCAGCATGGATAAATACGGGGTTCCCGGTTATCTGCAGGTTGAAGATATGCTGGCAAGCGAGGCTTTGGACGCCATCGTTATTGCCACGCCGGATTTCCTGCATAAAGAGCCCGTTATGCTTGCAGCACGGCAAGGCATTCATATCATGGTTGAAAAACCCTTCTCCACCTCCGTCGAGGAAGCCGAGGACATGTACGCCGAGGTCGAGAAGGCGGGCATTAAGTGCCTCGTCGCATTCGAGAATCGCTGGAATTCTCCATTCGTTGCAGTTAAGGAAGCGGTCCAAAATGGTGAGATAGGCAACATTCTGACCATCAATACCCGCTTAAATGACACCATCTACGTGCCCACCAAAATGCTGAAATGGGCCGGGGAATCAACACCCGGCTGGTTCCTTTTCCCTCATGCCACGGATATTGCCTTATGGCTGAAAAGCGGGGTTCTGCCGGTGAGCGTTTACGCGGTAGGCACGAAGAAGAAATTAGTCGCGATGGGGATCGACACCTACGATTCCATGCAAACGATCGTGTCCTTCGATGATGGCACGCACGCTACATTTACGACCAGCTGGGTGCTGCCCGAATCGATGCCGCTTATCTACGACTTCAAGGTCGAGATCATCGGCGAAGACGGGGCATTGTATGTCGATTTATCCGATCAAATGGTCCGTAAAGGCGGCAGCGTGTACAGTCATGTCCATACGCTCGGTACACCGATCAACGGCCAATATACTGCAGCACCCAATTATATGCTCCATTCCTTCGTCGATCATATCCGCCTGGATACGATGCCGGAATCCGGCGCAGCTGCCGGTTTGTTGAATACCAAGCTGGTGCATGCCATCCATCGCTCCGTCTTAAGCGGACAAGTAGAGCAGGTGTGA
- a CDS encoding carbohydrate ABC transporter permease, whose amino-acid sequence MSKGPNKILVYVCAVFISLFAVSPFLWMILTSLKPQAEIYSTPLTYLPHELNWNGYKGMLNLNADDSANFMKWFGNTALVSLLTTVFSLVISAFGGYAMSRFGFRGRMSLGYIILLTQMLPGSLLIIPLYLIMKDYNLLNSHLGLVIAYTTFAVPFCTWMLKGYFDSVSQSIDEAASVDGANRWTTFIRILLPLTLPGLVVTGVFSFLTSWNEFMFAQTFISDYDKWTLSVGIASFQGQYVVNWDYLMAGSVITTLPIVIAFWLLQKHLVSGMTAGAVK is encoded by the coding sequence ATGAGCAAAGGCCCAAACAAGATTCTAGTATATGTATGCGCTGTTTTTATTTCGTTGTTTGCCGTGTCTCCTTTTCTATGGATGATCTTGACTTCGTTGAAGCCTCAGGCCGAAATCTACAGCACGCCGCTGACGTACCTGCCACATGAACTTAATTGGAATGGTTACAAGGGAATGCTGAATCTCAATGCGGATGACAGCGCCAACTTTATGAAATGGTTCGGTAATACAGCGCTAGTCTCGCTGCTAACAACGGTGTTCTCCCTTGTCATCTCCGCTTTTGGCGGCTATGCGATGTCCCGGTTCGGCTTCCGGGGACGGATGTCGCTCGGATATATCATCTTGTTGACGCAGATGCTCCCCGGCTCACTGCTCATTATTCCGCTGTACCTTATCATGAAGGATTACAATCTGCTGAATTCCCATCTGGGTCTCGTCATCGCATATACCACGTTTGCAGTACCGTTCTGTACATGGATGCTAAAAGGCTACTTTGACAGCGTATCCCAGTCCATCGACGAAGCTGCGAGCGTAGACGGGGCCAACCGGTGGACAACCTTTATCCGGATCCTGCTTCCGCTCACGCTTCCCGGGCTCGTGGTAACCGGCGTCTTCTCCTTCTTAACCAGCTGGAACGAGTTTATGTTTGCACAGACGTTCATCAGCGATTACGACAAATGGACGCTGTCGGTCGGCATCGCCAGCTTTCAAGGACAGTATGTCGTCAACTGGGATTACCTCATGGCGGGCTCCGTCATAACCACACTTCCGATCGTGATTGCGTTCTGGCTGCTGCAGAAACATCTGGTCAGTGGAATGACAGCCGGAGCAGTTAAATAA
- a CDS encoding sugar ABC transporter permease, with the protein MNPTRTDVTSRQTPLPLKRPSRAKRLWLEEKRHFKKNIAAYLFIAPLVITVALVLLYPILKSALMSVQYWKVAKPIAEGNPFVGLDNYTAAIQSGNFLKSLGITFLYIIVTVALRFLLGIGTAVLLNIPFKGRGLVRALVIIPWAVPEVVACLVFILMYDYQFGVINDLLLKLNLLANPVAFLGEADTALWAAMFVNVWKGFPFAAIMLLAGLQSISKSLYEAAEIDGASKWRQFLSITFPMLKPVSVIVFLLLIIWTIKDFGIVYVLTGGGPSRVTEILTIFIYRAGFKSFDFGLASAAGMILLAISIVFTVMYMKATKAGEMS; encoded by the coding sequence ATGAATCCAACGCGAACGGATGTGACAAGCAGGCAAACTCCCTTGCCATTGAAAAGACCATCGAGGGCAAAGCGTTTATGGCTAGAGGAAAAACGACATTTCAAAAAAAATATAGCCGCATATTTATTTATTGCACCGCTGGTCATTACCGTTGCTCTCGTGCTCCTCTATCCGATTCTGAAATCAGCGCTGATGAGCGTGCAGTACTGGAAGGTTGCCAAACCGATTGCCGAAGGTAATCCCTTTGTAGGATTGGACAACTATACAGCCGCGATCCAGTCGGGGAACTTCCTGAAATCGTTAGGCATTACCTTTCTATATATTATCGTGACGGTGGCTCTGCGTTTCCTGCTCGGAATCGGTACGGCCGTCCTACTGAATATTCCCTTCAAGGGCCGAGGGCTTGTAAGAGCACTGGTGATCATCCCATGGGCCGTACCTGAAGTCGTTGCATGTCTCGTATTTATTCTGATGTATGATTACCAATTCGGCGTGATCAATGATCTGCTGCTGAAGCTCAACCTGTTAGCCAATCCGGTCGCTTTCCTCGGCGAAGCCGACACCGCGCTCTGGGCAGCCATGTTCGTCAATGTATGGAAGGGCTTCCCGTTCGCGGCCATCATGCTGCTGGCCGGTTTGCAAAGCATATCCAAAAGCTTGTACGAAGCAGCGGAAATCGACGGTGCCTCGAAATGGCGCCAGTTTCTCAGCATCACCTTCCCGATGTTGAAGCCCGTATCCGTCATCGTGTTCCTGCTGCTTATCATCTGGACCATTAAGGATTTCGGCATCGTATACGTCCTCACCGGGGGCGGACCGAGCCGGGTAACCGAAATACTGACCATCTTCATCTATAGGGCAGGCTTCAAATCGTTTGACTTCGGTCTGGCCTCCGCTGCAGGGATGATCCTGCTGGCGATCTCCATTGTGTTCACCGTCATGTACATGAAAGCGACGAAGGCTGGTGAAATGTCATGA
- a CDS encoding extracellular solute-binding protein, which translates to MVDKNRKKKGWTALIAAALTLSTVLSACSGGKDPASASNDPSEGDQITISFETSVYAEEPHKKAIDALIAKYNESHPNVTIKVHGTDYENYWDKLTTEILAGTQGDIVQVYPENIATYNALQSGGTFVNLDKKIQASGLEDKLVGQELSKVDGSYYALSNYAWGSTGIFYSKSMFEAAGIDPASIQTMDDFKEAAIQLGGVKDGQYGFSSVIGTHPFIASEWYRLLARPVSGGIYFPDGEAGPYEADRINVNSAPNVWAAEWWQDLIKNPQATPPGTRDKKVSREMFWNGQAGMMMDGPWFIGMTKERDEALMDDLGLIPQPSVVYEGQTYKPNPHNYPIVSMISKDSKHPDEAWEFLEWMTSQEAQQIIAGSGMIPSSKEYAESEEYKSENPLAAQFFDFQENVYAPAVMDPPIPELGSLSQILINAAQEMFVGMKDAKTALDSAAEQMKDTMH; encoded by the coding sequence ATGGTAGACAAGAACAGAAAGAAAAAGGGATGGACGGCTCTTATCGCTGCAGCCCTTACGTTATCAACCGTATTAAGCGCATGCTCGGGTGGTAAAGACCCGGCATCGGCAAGCAACGACCCGTCCGAAGGTGATCAAATTACGATCTCGTTCGAGACGTCGGTGTATGCGGAAGAACCTCATAAGAAGGCAATCGATGCGCTCATTGCCAAATACAATGAATCCCACCCTAATGTCACCATCAAAGTTCACGGCACAGACTACGAGAATTACTGGGATAAACTGACCACGGAGATTCTGGCAGGTACACAGGGGGACATCGTTCAGGTATACCCTGAGAATATTGCCACCTATAATGCGCTGCAGAGCGGCGGCACTTTCGTGAATCTCGACAAAAAGATTCAAGCGAGCGGACTTGAGGACAAACTTGTCGGACAGGAACTGAGCAAGGTCGACGGCTCCTATTATGCGCTGTCCAATTACGCATGGGGATCAACCGGCATTTTCTACAGCAAATCGATGTTCGAAGCGGCCGGAATTGATCCTGCCTCCATTCAAACGATGGACGACTTCAAAGAAGCCGCCATTCAACTTGGCGGTGTTAAAGACGGGCAATACGGGTTCTCCAGCGTCATCGGCACGCATCCCTTTATCGCCTCGGAATGGTACAGGCTGCTCGCTCGTCCGGTATCAGGAGGAATTTACTTCCCAGACGGCGAGGCAGGCCCTTACGAAGCCGACCGGATTAATGTCAACTCGGCACCGAACGTTTGGGCAGCGGAGTGGTGGCAGGATCTAATCAAGAACCCGCAGGCAACGCCTCCAGGAACCCGCGACAAGAAGGTCAGCCGCGAGATGTTCTGGAATGGGCAAGCCGGCATGATGATGGATGGCCCTTGGTTTATCGGCATGACCAAAGAACGCGATGAAGCTTTAATGGACGACCTTGGGCTCATTCCGCAGCCTTCCGTCGTATACGAAGGCCAAACCTATAAACCGAACCCGCACAATTACCCGATCGTATCGATGATTTCCAAAGACAGCAAGCATCCTGATGAAGCTTGGGAGTTCCTTGAATGGATGACATCCCAAGAGGCGCAGCAGATTATCGCCGGCTCTGGCATGATTCCGAGCAGCAAGGAATATGCCGAATCCGAAGAATACAAATCGGAGAATCCGCTGGCTGCCCAATTCTTCGATTTCCAGGAGAATGTATATGCGCCGGCCGTTATGGACCCGCCAATTCCCGAACTCGGCTCCCTCTCCCAAATCCTGATCAATGCCGCGCAGGAAATGTTTGTTGGCATGAAAGACGCCAAGACAGCGCTGGACAGTGCAGCTGAGCAAATGAAGGACACGATGCATTAA